In Eremothecium gossypii ATCC 10895 chromosome IV, complete sequence, the genomic stretch TTATAACCTGCGCACTCCGACTCGCTGAGCTCTCCGAGTTCATAGATTGCAGGCGATGTACTACTGACAAAAATCTCATTGTCATCTGCAACCAGCTTCTCTGTCTACTAGCCTGCGAGGACAACTTCCCGTCCAGCTTTAACCTCAAGTACGCTTCCGAGGGCGGCACGCTCCACTCCAACCCCATTATGGCCCGTCTGTTCGCTTATTACCGCCGGTTAGCTGATGAGAAAAAACGTTCGTGGCGTGATGCAGGCACTCGCGTGGGCTCGCCATGTGCAGGCTCAGCACCGGCCAGTGCTGCCGGCGGCTCCCCCGATATCCGCATTGGCGGCGACACGCCCCCGGGCTCTGTTCCGCCTTCCGCTCTGGGCCCGCTTGCCCCGCATATGCCGACAATCAAGACTTTTGTGCCTCCCACACCAACTACTCCGAGCAACTCATCGCGCACTCAGCTGTCGCTTTGTGCCAAGCCCCATACGCTACCCGCGCCTGTGTCCGTCGCAGCGTCGGCGCGCGCAAAAGGCACTGCACATCAGCACACGCCTCCGGTCCAGAACCCCGCGCACTTGCTGCATACTGCGCAATCTAAGCGCGCCGCCTCGGCCATGGACCTTGAGTTCTTCGACATGGATCATGCCCTGGTCAAGAAACTACGCTAGCATACCGGCCCCACTATCCGCTGTCTATCTATCGCTCTACTGCTCTCTACGGGCCATATGGCACAGTCCGCCATAAATGCAGTCTCCTAGCCGCTAAATAAATGATTCAAGTAATGTGCACTGATTGATATTCTGCCATACATCTACGCCTTTTGCTGGTGTCCTTGACAGTAGTTCCATAGACAACGCTCGCCGTTCTTTACCTCCTGCGGCTACACAGAGCCGCCATTTTCCGTACCGCCGCTCAAGCCTGCAGGACCTGTTGACAGTCAGCGGATAGCGCGCATTCTCGACGCTAGTCGAACGCCCAGTTATTTCGGCGCAGTTTGCCCCCCTCCGCGGAAATAAAGTTAGCCGCCGACTCTAACGCCACAAAACAGTCCGTGCACGACAGTATCTCAACGGGCGTGATCTGCACCCCTTACATAGCTGTGCCGACCGTAGTCTAAGCGACGGTTCCCTTCGGGCAAAGCACCGCAAGGGGCCCCGGGCGGAGGGGAACGGTTCATAGGACGTTAACGGGTCGCGGAACCCCGCAacaatcacgtgatattACATTGCCGATTCGAGCTCCCTATCCCACGGCTGGAAAAAAGCCGTCGCTGTGCGTCGTGGCACGCACCCGGCGGCGACGAGGGCGGCATGTCGAAACGAGCAGCGGAGACCAGCCGTGAGACCACGCGTAGCAAACGAGCCGTAGATCTGGATCGGAAGCTGCGTGGGGGATATGAGGGATATGCCCCCGCAGACGCAGACGCAGCGATCGAGGTAATCGACGAGCCCACGGATGAGCAGTCTGTGCGGGCTTTCTACGCGAGATACGTGGCTGGGAGACGGCCATGCAAGATCCGGGCGCGCACTGCGGGCAGTTATGATTGGGCACGATTAAGTAGCGCTAGGGTGCTGGAAGTAGTAACCGGTGCGCAGGTGCTGCAGGTGGAGCGGAAGGTGGACGGTGGGTTCGGGAGCGGCGCACAGCGCCTCTCAATGCCGTTTGGGGAGTTCCTTGAGCGGCTGCGTTGCGGCGAAAGGGACCTGTACCTGACTACGCAATACAGTGATGATTTGCAGGCGGCGGAGAGCGAGAATGAGGAAGAAGATGAGGAAGAAGATGAGGAAGAAGATGAGGAAGAGACCGCGGGCACATGCGCAGCTGGGTTCGGTGACGTGGCAAAAGACGACTATGAGGGCGACAGTGCTACAGAAACGGAGCGCTCGGATACTTTTACGACCGCGCTAGACACTATCGGCGACGAGGACTCGGACGGCATTGCTGTTGGTGATGTGCACGATGACTACGATGAGCTGGAGGATGGTGCCGCTCCTATAGCGGAGTTGGAGACGGGGCCATTGTATGAGCTCGAGGCGCAGGAGCGCCTGCGCGAGTTGTACCAGGCGCCACTGACGGAGTTGGCAAGCAACTTGCCTATGTTACCGGCCTTTCTTCCCAGCCTAATACCGCAGCAAATAAATATATGGATGGGTGGTGCGGCGGTAAACGACCGTGCCTACTTGTCGGCGGACATGTTCGATCCTAAAGACGACATGCTCGGCCTGGGAAGGCGGCTCCCCGGCGCTGGAACCTCTTCCGGGCTGCACCATGACCACGCGGACAACGTTTACATTCCTATTGAGGGTCATAAAAGGTTCACTTTGTTCTCTCCCGCAGATGCAGCCAAAATGTACACGATCGGCGATATTGAACAGCTACATCAGAGTGGCGTAATTGACTACAAGCGTAACGATAAGGCCCCCGGCTGGCGTTCGCTACGGGATGACGGCGCCATTGTTGCGGAAGTAGCTGCGCATATATTGGAGTTAGACTCCGAGAGCTTATCAGACAAAGAGAAGCAGACGCTCCGTAGAACAATCGAAGAAGACAGCGAGATGGACAATGCCCAGGGCAGCGAGCCGCCACACTTCTCTCGTGTGCCTCCTGCGGCGGTGCATCTTAGTGAAATAGAAGACGAACAGCTTCGAGGCCTTATTCAGAAGGAAGTCCGCGTGCGTTGGCCGTTATTTGAACGGGCTCATCGGATTGTGGTCGATGTAGAACCAGGTGAGTTGCTGTGGTTACCTACTGGTTGGTTCCATGAAGTCACCTCGCTTGGCGACAAAGAAACCAATATCCATACTGCAGTGAACTATTGGCTAATACCGCCGACGGGGTCCGATATGGATGAACCGTATACCAACAAGGATAGGTATTGGCCACTAGACTTCGAGCGTACCAAAGCTGCTCTGGCCGTAGCCAAGAGCAAGTAGGTATGCTTCCTCATCAACTCCTTTGTGTGTGCAGGTTATGACTGCGTTTTTCCCAATTAGGCCAACTTCTTTTTGCTTTTTCGACGATCGCTAAATATAACGGTGTAATGCACGGGCTTTCTCGAGACTACTCCGATGAGATGAGGGAAGTGCTAGTTTCTGACCCATTGAGTCGAACATGCAGTCTTGCTGTATCTAATATCATCAGCGAATGCATTCTATCCTCTCAATCTGCTCTTGGTGGATTTCTTTGGTGCTCTGTCCCGCTGAGCTAAACAAAATGTATTCCAAGGTAGAGTGTAGATGGGCGTACTCCCCGAAGGAGTGCGGTAGGATGTACCCGGACCTGCACGGCAGAGTTCTAATGTAATCATCTCTTTTACGCTGCCGTTGAGTGCGGAAGTATATCAGTCTGAGCAACTTTCTCTCAAAATGTATGGGTTTATTTCACTCTCACAGAAAGTTCCGTACAACAACTTTAGCTATCTCATCTAGTATCACGATACACACGGCCATCGCAGGTTTGCCATTCTTTTCATCACTTTTCTAGTATATGCATGACTCTTCTTTTAGGATTAAGAGAAGAACACTCTTCTGGTTAACAATTCAGACAAGGGAGACTAGTGTCTCATATTTACCAGTTACTGGTTATTTGCTTCTCGAGCGGACCATTTTGCGGGAGAAAACCGCGTGAGCCGGCATAAAGACGCAGAAAACGACTCACGGGGATTTGTTTTGCGTATTACCCTGTAATTCAGAATTGAACAGTATTGACACCGCTCATTGTCTTGTGTGGGCGGTCTTCGCTTTGTTTGATAAGGGTTGAACTTTTGGCCTGGTAGAGATACGGCACTCGACTGTTGGCTGACGCATTGAGGGACATAGGCCACATATAAGTAGGCCTTTTAGCTATACACGGCCATCGATATCGATTAGTAGCCGCAGATACTCCACTCATCAGCTACTAAATTCACGTCTGTCAGATTCGTCAGTAAGATACATCACCGAGTTCCATTTTGACTCCTGTAACTTTTGCCTGCGATCTGGATATCAACTAGTTCTCCCCTAAAACTGAACAATGGCGCTTGCTGATTCCAGACCTGTTACCATCACAACTGTTGAGAGCGAGGTTATTCGTAACTCAAAATCTCCTATTTTCCACGCTAATTACCTTAATGAAGGCCGGGACGAAGAGCTCGTGCATGGTAGTGACTCGAGTAACAGTCCCAGCTCGTCAATTGATGACGATTCTGACTCACAGTCACCCAAGTCTTTAACGGAATTGGCCTCCAAGCCCAAGAGCTTAAGTTCAACGTCGCTGACGTCATCATCATCGTCCGTTGCCATATCAAAAATAGTGCCCGTTACGGGGGAGCGACCCAAACCAAAAAATAATGAACCTCCGTTGGATGACGAAGTTCTGCATGCGGTTTTTGTTATACTATGGGAGAAGGATCCTCAGCAGCACGGCATGACTGTAAAGCAATTATGCGATCTATTGGTAGAACGTCATCCGGAAATGGCTAATCTATCTACCAAGCTATCCAATCTCGTCTCTGCGAAACTGAATGCATATGTTAAAAAAGTTGAAAAGGGTGAGAAAGCCCTCACTTACGCTCTATCTCGCGAATGGTCAGATGCATCGCCAAGAAGAATGGTGTATGTATATCGTGGTATACTGGCGCCAGAATATCAACAGATGGCCCAAGCTGCATCTGCGAAGCAGAAAGCAAAACAATATTCTGCCAGTCCGAAACAGAAAAAGGCACCGGGCTCTTCTAGTATAAATGCTAAATCAAATCAGCAAATGGAAAATAATCAGACTCATCCGCAAGGGCTTGAGTTAAACTCAACACTAGTTGATGCAAAAAACGCTGGCAATTTCACCCGTACGTTAGCAGTTAATAATAATACTTTCTCAAATGGGATTTACGGGAATTCCGAACTTAATATTCCTTACTCTACTTCTCCCGTGTCACTGGGGCTCACGAGTAATGTTTCCATGAGCAATAGTGCGGGTAGCGGACATGCGATCAATGAGGGTGGAAAACGGGCACCTGGCACATTAGACGAACCACTGTCCAAAAGACCAAAGAAAGACGGTCCAGTACACATGGTCTCGACTGGGAGGGTTGCCCAGAGTCGATCGTACAACCCACCCCCATCTGCACCCCAACAAAGCTATGTCACtgcggcagccgcggctCCAAGGCTTTCTAAACTTCTCCCCACTAGGGGGACAGCTACCCCCACTAGCGCCTCTTCATCAGCGCAGTCCCCTTCAAGCTTTAATGCCGCAACGCTAATTGCAGATATACACAAGGCAGTCATCGCACAGAGTCCCATCATAATGAAAATGGACCCGCAGGATAGGGGAAACGATCTCAATACATGGCTCAAAACTATCCGGGGCGGGTTCCTTACTGAGGAGATTGATTCGCCGGAATCGGTGACTGTTGACGAATTAGATGAAATGTTCGATTGAATCAATGCAAAAATAATGACTGAAATGTTTCACGTGTTACAGCCAGGTCATCCTTCTGTCAGGATGCTGGGTGCTTTTATCGTTGCCACTGCTTTTATTTAATGGCTGATATGTATTAAAGAATTCTAGGGTCGGGTTGGTCTTATTAATAATTTCACTGTCAGAGTCCGCGTCAGTGTTAATTTTGGATATTTAATAATGTAGACATCATTTATTTCCATAGTTGAAAACAATGTTTGCTACTGGGATAGATGGCAGATATATGTAATAAGGCTTTTATGGATTTAGACTTGGGTTCCTTTCTTCTGTACCCGTCTTCTAATTTACCCTCCTCGGCCAATCAGAGTAGAGAATTCGTGGATTTGAAAGCCACATCTTCGAGATGAGCCTACTATTCTACTCGAC encodes the following:
- a CDS encoding ADR385Wp (NOHBY447; No homolog in Saccharomyces cerevisiae; Syntenic homolog of Kluyveromyces lactis KLLA0C13035g) — encoded protein: MSKRAAETSRETTRSKRAVDLDRKLRGGYEGYAPADADAAIEVIDEPTDEQSVRAFYARYVAGRRPCKIRARTAGSYDWARLSSARVLEVVTGAQVLQVERKVDGGFGSGAQRLSMPFGEFLERLRCGERDLYLTTQYSDDLQAAESENEEEDEEEDEEEDEEETAGTCAAGFGDVAKDDYEGDSATETERSDTFTTALDTIGDEDSDGIAVGDVHDDYDELEDGAAPIAELETGPLYELEAQERLRELYQAPLTELASNLPMLPAFLPSLIPQQINIWMGGAAVNDRAYLSADMFDPKDDMLGLGRRLPGAGTSSGLHHDHADNVYIPIEGHKRFTLFSPADAAKMYTIGDIEQLHQSGVIDYKRNDKAPGWRSLRDDGAIVAEVAAHILELDSESLSDKEKQTLRRTIEEDSEMDNAQGSEPPHFSRVPPAAVHLSEIEDEQLRGLIQKEVRVRWPLFERAHRIVVDVEPGELLWLPTGWFHEVTSLGDKETNIHTAVNYWLIPPTGSDMDEPYTNKDRYWPLDFERTKAALAVAKSK
- the GDS1 gene encoding Gds1p (Syntenic homolog of Saccharomyces cerevisiae YOR355W (GDS1)), coding for MALADSRPVTITTVESEVIRNSKSPIFHANYLNEGRDEELVHGSDSSNSPSSSIDDDSDSQSPKSLTELASKPKSLSSTSLTSSSSSVAISKIVPVTGERPKPKNNEPPLDDEVLHAVFVILWEKDPQQHGMTVKQLCDLLVERHPEMANLSTKLSNLVSAKLNAYVKKVEKGEKALTYALSREWSDASPRRMVYVYRGILAPEYQQMAQAASAKQKAKQYSASPKQKKAPGSSSINAKSNQQMENNQTHPQGLELNSTLVDAKNAGNFTRTLAVNNNTFSNGIYGNSELNIPYSTSPVSLGLTSNVSMSNSAGSGHAINEGGKRAPGTLDEPLSKRPKKDGPVHMVSTGRVAQSRSYNPPPSAPQQSYVTAAAAAPRLSKLLPTRGTATPTSASSSAQSPSSFNAATLIADIHKAVIAQSPIIMKMDPQDRGNDLNTWLKTIRGGFLTEEIDSPESVTVDELDEMFD